Proteins encoded in a region of the Mucilaginibacter sabulilitoris genome:
- a CDS encoding polysaccharide biosynthesis/export family protein, which produces MRFLIFLFLGTLFVLTSCSSKQYQSLFEQNKIPPDSLVQKTPLNNFTYRIKPQDILQIRNLQSVKYIVDEAPPAGNITTGGNATTGQTYQVEDDSTVALPVIGHVKVVGLTRAEAAKQIEALYRKSLLKDPQVYRARHNHHLETGPYLRRKPKRKRYRFLDK; this is translated from the coding sequence ATGCGTTTTTTAATTTTTTTATTTCTTGGGACACTTTTTGTTTTGACCTCTTGCTCCAGCAAACAATATCAATCTCTCTTTGAACAAAATAAAATCCCTCCAGATAGCCTTGTGCAGAAAACACCATTAAACAACTTTACTTATCGCATAAAACCGCAAGACATACTGCAAATCAGAAATTTACAAAGCGTTAAGTATATCGTTGACGAAGCACCACCTGCAGGGAACATTACTACCGGTGGCAATGCCACTACCGGCCAAACCTATCAGGTTGAAGACGATAGCACCGTGGCCCTGCCTGTTATTGGTCATGTAAAGGTGGTAGGCCTTACCCGTGCCGAAGCGGCAAAACAAATTGAGGCTCTTTATCGTAAAAGTTTATTAAAAGACCCACAGGTTTATCGTGCCCGGCACAACCATCATCTGGAAACAGGGCCATATCTTAGAAGAAAACCTAAAAGAAAACGATATCGCTTTTTGGATAAATAA
- a CDS encoding glycosyl hydrolase has protein sequence MHRVFISVLVLGSCYLNAVNAQISKLKQGFLHPPDSAKPGVYWYFMDGNMSARSISEDLEAMKKAGIGNLVFLEVNVGIPRGKVEFLSDEWQELFAHAVKESKRLGIEITLGIGPGWTGSGGPWVPIEQSMQHLVSSTVNIAGGGKRAINLPIPAPKPPYFGEGAFTPELKKQWDDFYEDVAVLAYPTPSLPSSKITDIDEKALYYRAPYSSVKGVKQYLPTVAEYKDMPKNAAIDKSKIIDLTDKLRADGTLNWTAPKGNWTIIRFGRRNNGAITRPAPVPGLGFEADKFDTVALNAHLDNYVGKLVNKTGRPDVGEAGGLKRLHMDSWEMGAQNWTPHFREEFKKRRGYDPLPYYPVYAGNVVESEEISERFLWDLRQTAQELVLENHAGQVKKYAHKFGLELSIEPYDMNPTADLELGSVADVPMAEFWNKGLGFNSSFSCIEATSIGHVNGKSLVPAEAFTAQDNEGWKQYPGAMKNQGDWAFATGINRFVYHTFQNQFLADSLRPGATMGPYGVHWDRNQTWWPMVGGYHDYISRCQYILQQGQAVADILYLSPEGSPHVFRPPSSAMDGDLVLPDRKGYNFDGCSPGQLYKAIVKNKKIVFPGGSSYRLLVLPAIKTMTPALLQKITSLVNDGAVVVGAPPLKSPGLSGYPSCDEQVRTISRSLWGTLQEPSEQITHTYGKGKIIWGGSLDTQINDLYPEYDLTAQILKSMNVEQDFTADGQLRYTHRYTDDMDIYFVSNRTDQVVQTDVSFRSVKGHAQLWDPITGESRALPECVVKGQLTTLPLKFDAYQSYFVCFVNNVLPVSSTNKNFSINKVVKTLAGPWLVSFDPKWGGPPNIVFNELKDWTQRTEEGIKYYSGTAVYHKIFDLPRNLSSKENQRLYLDLGEIKNMGRVILNGKNLGVTWTAPFRVDITNAVLEKQNHLEIEVVNLWPNRLIGDENFPDDGINNGKWPDWLTKGLPRTSHRFTFSTYKFYTKDSPLLKSGLIGPVTIQQSDF, from the coding sequence ATGCATAGAGTTTTTATATCAGTTCTTGTTTTAGGTTCTTGTTATCTGAATGCAGTTAATGCCCAGATAAGTAAGCTTAAACAAGGGTTTCTTCATCCGCCAGATTCTGCTAAACCTGGTGTTTACTGGTATTTTATGGATGGAAATATGTCAGCCCGGTCTATATCAGAAGACCTGGAGGCCATGAAAAAAGCTGGCATCGGTAACCTCGTATTTTTGGAAGTAAACGTGGGTATTCCACGTGGGAAGGTGGAATTTTTAAGTGACGAATGGCAGGAATTATTTGCTCACGCGGTAAAAGAATCGAAACGTTTAGGCATTGAAATAACATTAGGTATCGGGCCCGGATGGACAGGTAGTGGTGGGCCATGGGTACCAATTGAGCAGTCGATGCAGCATTTAGTAAGTAGTACAGTAAACATAGCCGGGGGAGGGAAACGAGCAATCAACTTGCCTATACCGGCACCCAAACCACCATATTTTGGGGAGGGAGCGTTTACTCCTGAGCTGAAAAAGCAATGGGATGATTTTTATGAAGATGTAGCGGTACTTGCTTATCCAACGCCATCTTTGCCTTCTTCAAAAATAACAGATATTGATGAAAAGGCCCTGTATTACCGTGCGCCTTATTCTTCTGTAAAAGGAGTGAAGCAGTATCTGCCAACGGTTGCCGAATATAAAGATATGCCTAAGAACGCGGCGATTGATAAAAGTAAAATCATTGATCTTACTGATAAATTACGGGCAGATGGTACGCTGAACTGGACGGCCCCGAAAGGAAACTGGACTATCATACGTTTTGGCCGCCGAAACAATGGCGCTATAACCCGCCCGGCGCCTGTGCCAGGTTTGGGTTTTGAAGCGGATAAGTTTGATACCGTGGCCCTGAATGCCCATTTGGATAATTACGTAGGCAAATTGGTAAATAAAACTGGCAGACCAGATGTAGGAGAGGCGGGAGGTTTAAAAAGGTTACACATGGATAGTTGGGAAATGGGAGCACAGAACTGGACACCCCATTTTCGTGAAGAATTTAAAAAACGGAGAGGGTATGATCCATTGCCCTATTATCCTGTTTATGCCGGGAATGTTGTTGAAAGCGAAGAAATAAGCGAACGCTTTTTATGGGACCTGCGTCAAACCGCCCAGGAACTGGTATTGGAAAATCATGCCGGACAGGTAAAAAAATACGCGCATAAATTCGGTCTGGAGCTATCTATCGAACCCTACGATATGAACCCGACCGCCGATCTGGAGCTTGGTTCTGTGGCGGATGTACCTATGGCTGAGTTTTGGAACAAAGGGCTTGGCTTTAATTCATCATTCAGTTGTATTGAGGCTACCTCAATAGGGCATGTGAATGGCAAATCATTAGTACCAGCTGAAGCATTTACCGCGCAGGATAATGAGGGCTGGAAACAATATCCGGGTGCTATGAAAAATCAAGGTGACTGGGCTTTTGCTACCGGCATTAATCGTTTTGTATACCATACTTTTCAAAACCAGTTTCTGGCCGATTCTTTACGCCCAGGCGCAACCATGGGGCCGTATGGAGTACATTGGGACAGAAACCAAACTTGGTGGCCGATGGTTGGAGGCTACCACGATTATATATCGCGCTGCCAATATATTTTGCAGCAGGGACAGGCTGTAGCCGATATTTTATATTTATCGCCCGAAGGATCACCTCACGTGTTTCGTCCGCCATCATCTGCTATGGACGGTGATTTAGTATTGCCCGATAGGAAAGGATATAACTTTGACGGCTGCTCTCCCGGGCAGTTATACAAAGCTATAGTGAAAAATAAAAAGATAGTATTTCCGGGAGGTTCGAGTTATAGATTACTGGTGTTACCGGCTATTAAAACAATGACCCCGGCTTTACTGCAAAAAATAACCTCATTGGTGAATGACGGGGCGGTAGTAGTGGGTGCTCCACCGTTAAAATCACCTGGATTATCTGGTTATCCTTCATGCGACGAGCAGGTGCGTACAATATCCAGATCGCTTTGGGGAACCTTGCAGGAACCCTCTGAGCAAATCACGCATACTTATGGCAAAGGGAAAATCATATGGGGAGGAAGCCTTGATACACAAATTAATGATCTATATCCTGAGTATGATCTTACAGCACAAATATTAAAATCCATGAACGTTGAGCAGGATTTTACAGCCGACGGACAGCTGAGATATACACATCGCTATACCGATGATATGGATATTTATTTTGTATCAAACCGTACAGATCAGGTTGTGCAAACTGATGTTTCGTTCAGGAGCGTTAAAGGCCATGCGCAACTTTGGGATCCAATTACAGGCGAAAGCAGAGCGCTGCCAGAATGTGTGGTAAAAGGTCAGCTTACTACGTTGCCCTTAAAATTTGATGCGTATCAAAGCTATTTTGTGTGCTTTGTGAATAATGTGCTGCCTGTATCATCAACCAATAAAAATTTCTCCATAAACAAGGTAGTTAAAACACTCGCGGGTCCGTGGCTAGTTTCGTTTGATCCCAAATGGGGTGGCCCCCCAAATATAGTTTTCAATGAACTAAAAGATTGGACACAAAGAACAGAAGAAGGTATTAAATACTATTCGGGCACAGCTGTTTACCATAAAATATTTGATTTGCCACGGAATCTCAGCTCTAAAGAGAATCAGAGGCTTTACCTTGATCTTGGCGAAATAAAGAATATGGGCAGGGTAATATTGAATGGTAAAAATCTGGGTGTAACGTGGACGGCCCCTTTCAGGGTTGATATCACTAACGCAGTGCTGGAAAAGCAGAATCATCTGGAAATAGAAGTGGTGAATTTGTGGCCAAACAGGCTCATCGGTGATGAAAACTTTCCGGATGATGGTATAAACAATGGTAAATGGCCAGATTGGCTAACTAAAGGGTTACCTCGTACCAGCCACAGGTTCACATTTTCAACGTATAAGTTTTATACCAAAGATTCACCTTTACTCAAATCTGGGCTGATTGGTCCCGTTACTATACAACAAAGCGACTTTTGA
- a CDS encoding ligand-binding sensor domain-containing protein → MLALLSQIKIYKLSLICLFVIFLPSALSAQNLFLSKIDICNTTDFCMDCGDPKATCDQFTLDYISDQINRKYILKDANGSITFQVLVEPSGFSCVLSHTDINTGPLTWELIRYLNGNIWRPAKVNGKPVFASVNVVFRFINGKVSAAMQRMDLSELKPAGDPGVYNNRTVYTNPSLKNYEFKTWTKYNSPLPDNISQAAVIDKSDILWYGTARGLTRFDGQTFNPVNEYNSPFNSETAVGDITVDKDNNKWVYVNHKMFKYTDAGWQIYDFKKFLSAGVTHILNSRRGDLLFTTKDGLLALRKDKVILLNKKLIPQLPSSNVLYAFEDSKKRFWIGTSKGTMMMDHNVPTTYSKSNTPLKGMYISGATEDEKGNIYFSLRDCNQVQGNNEKEGIAVLRADGTWLHYNDQNSGMPSNRVNDILYDKYEHILWVATEESGLVRFDLKDGWENYHNNNSNVPGHTIYQLVQDSKGVIYVTTANGLLMMKKI, encoded by the coding sequence ATGTTAGCATTGTTATCCCAAATCAAAATTTATAAGCTATCGCTTATCTGCCTGTTTGTTATCTTTTTACCATCGGCACTTTCTGCGCAAAATCTTTTTCTTTCAAAAATAGATATATGCAATACTACCGACTTCTGCATGGACTGCGGCGACCCGAAGGCAACTTGCGACCAGTTTACGCTTGATTATATAAGCGACCAGATAAACCGGAAATATATTTTAAAGGATGCCAATGGTTCCATAACTTTTCAGGTTTTGGTTGAGCCGTCAGGTTTCAGCTGTGTACTTAGCCATACCGATATAAACACAGGCCCGCTAACATGGGAACTCATCAGGTACCTCAATGGTAATATATGGCGGCCGGCGAAGGTAAACGGCAAACCAGTTTTCGCTTCCGTTAATGTTGTTTTCCGTTTTATCAATGGCAAGGTATCGGCCGCGATGCAAAGAATGGACCTGTCCGAGTTAAAGCCTGCTGGCGATCCCGGCGTTTATAACAACAGAACTGTTTATACTAACCCATCGTTAAAAAATTACGAATTTAAAACATGGACTAAGTACAACTCGCCCCTGCCAGATAACATTAGCCAGGCTGCTGTAATTGATAAATCTGATATTTTATGGTACGGTACAGCACGTGGATTGACCCGGTTTGATGGGCAAACCTTTAATCCGGTTAATGAATACAATTCGCCGTTTAACTCCGAAACTGCCGTGGGCGACATCACTGTAGATAAAGACAACAATAAGTGGGTGTACGTAAATCATAAAATGTTCAAGTACACCGATGCCGGTTGGCAGATATATGATTTTAAAAAGTTTTTATCGGCCGGTGTTACCCACATCTTAAATAGCCGCCGTGGTGATCTCCTGTTTACCACCAAAGACGGACTGCTGGCTTTAAGAAAAGACAAGGTTATCTTACTCAATAAAAAACTCATACCCCAGTTACCTTCAAGCAACGTTCTTTATGCCTTTGAAGACAGCAAAAAACGTTTCTGGATAGGCACATCAAAAGGTACTATGATGATGGATCATAACGTTCCAACTACCTATAGCAAATCCAATACCCCTTTGAAAGGCATGTACATTTCAGGGGCAACAGAAGATGAGAAGGGCAATATTTATTTCTCGCTGAGGGATTGCAACCAGGTTCAGGGCAATAATGAAAAAGAAGGCATAGCAGTACTGCGGGCCGACGGTACATGGCTTCATTATAATGACCAAAACTCCGGTATGCCCTCAAACCGTGTTAACGACATCTTGTATGACAAGTATGAGCATATTTTGTGGGTAGCCACTGAAGAGTCAGGCCTTGTAAGGTTTGATTTGAAAGATGGCTGGGAAAATTACCATAACAACAATTCTAATGTGCCCGGGCACACCATTTATCAATTGGTACAGGATTCAAAAGGGGTTATTTATGTAACCACTGCCAATGGCCTGCTTATGATGAAAAAGATATAA
- a CDS encoding DoxX family membrane protein — MKITVLISRILLGFIYLVFGLDYFFRFIPYQPLHTGATGAFIAGLKGIGYFYPMIKTIQIVGGISLMINRYAPFSAVVLFPISLNVLLFHTILVPSGWLMGVTLIVPNLLLGYGYRKYYSGMFTAKAVV; from the coding sequence ATGAAAATTACGGTATTAATTTCCCGCATATTACTTGGCTTTATTTATCTTGTATTTGGCCTTGATTACTTTTTTCGTTTTATACCGTACCAACCTTTGCACACGGGTGCAACAGGCGCTTTCATAGCCGGACTTAAAGGCATCGGTTATTTTTACCCGATGATAAAAACCATACAGATTGTAGGAGGCATATCGTTAATGATAAACCGTTATGCACCGTTTTCGGCGGTTGTACTGTTTCCCATCAGTTTAAACGTGTTGTTGTTTCACACCATTTTAGTACCATCGGGCTGGTTAATGGGGGTTACACTGATAGTACCTAATCTGCTTTTAGGATATGGTTACCGCAAATATTACAGCGGTATGTTTACAGCAAAAGCGGTAGTATAA
- a CDS encoding LLM class flavin-dependent oxidoreductase yields MEIGIDSFAAAMFNDTPDKAARNVNVMAQLLERIEQADQAGLDVFGIGEHHRKEFLDSAPAMILAAAAARTKHIRLTSAVTVLSAADPVRVFQNFATLDLISNGRAEIVAGRGSFVEAYPLFGYKLEDYDPLFAEKLDMLIKIRDNETITWSGKYRAPLHNQSIYPRPVQSSLPIWLGVGGTPQSFIRAGVLGLPLMVAIIGGETHRFRPLIDLYKEAGAKAGHPEDRLKVGLHSLGYVGSTSQEATNDFFPGYAEVFTKIGRERGWAPVTRAQYDAQTGPTGALIVGSPDEVAEKILRHSEALGGVSRVTFQMDNAALPQEKILKSIGLIGERVIPQLR; encoded by the coding sequence ATGGAAATAGGAATTGACAGTTTTGCTGCGGCAATGTTTAATGATACTCCGGACAAAGCCGCCCGTAATGTTAACGTAATGGCTCAGTTGCTGGAAAGAATTGAACAGGCAGACCAGGCCGGGCTTGATGTATTTGGCATTGGCGAACATCACCGTAAAGAATTCCTGGATTCGGCGCCTGCCATGATACTCGCGGCGGCGGCGGCACGTACCAAACATATCCGCTTAACCAGTGCGGTAACCGTGCTTAGTGCGGCCGATCCTGTACGTGTATTTCAAAACTTTGCCACGTTAGATCTTATTTCCAATGGCCGGGCCGAAATTGTGGCCGGGCGTGGTTCTTTTGTAGAAGCCTATCCCCTTTTCGGCTATAAGCTGGAAGATTATGATCCGCTGTTTGCGGAAAAGCTGGACATGCTGATAAAGATCAGGGATAACGAAACCATAACCTGGTCTGGAAAGTACCGCGCGCCGCTTCATAACCAATCCATTTATCCGCGGCCGGTTCAGTCTTCGCTGCCTATATGGTTAGGTGTGGGCGGTACTCCGCAGTCATTTATCCGCGCCGGCGTTTTAGGGCTTCCGTTAATGGTTGCCATTATCGGCGGCGAAACACACCGTTTCAGGCCGCTTATTGATCTTTACAAAGAAGCCGGTGCAAAGGCCGGGCACCCGGAAGATCGTTTAAAGGTGGGCCTGCATTCGCTTGGCTATGTAGGTAGTACCAGCCAGGAGGCAACCAACGATTTTTTTCCCGGATACGCTGAGGTATTTACCAAAATAGGCAGGGAACGCGGCTGGGCTCCGGTAACCCGCGCGCAATACGACGCGCAAACCGGGCCAACCGGAGCATTGATAGTGGGCAGCCCAGATGAAGTAGCCGAAAAAATACTCCGCCACAGTGAAGCCCTGGGCGGTGTTTCGAGGGTAACCTTTCAGATGGACAATGCCGCGCTTCCGCAGGAAAAAATATTAAAATCAATCGGTCTTATCGGGGAGCGCGTTATTCCGCAACTGCGTTAA
- a CDS encoding glycosyl hydrolase — protein MGQKQFIKVKLPLVLVLLCGILLYACTVKKQIAKAEEKPMPMQALEDNFVKAPDSIQTSVYWYWISDNISKEGVIRDLESMKKVGINRAFIGNIWQDDVPAGKVKIFSDEWWDILHTALKKAAELNIQIGIFNSPGWSQSGGPWVKPEQAMRYLTSSEISVKGPIKLHKKLVQPEKNFQDVKVIAYPVNKDFDSNIISLKPQINSTPVINNLNKVFDNNDTTSLKFQNGKQFTININSSQPYTVRSLTIVPIHSAMNLEGDIQVLENGAYTTIKHFIVDRSNSELNVGFSPYGPAAIALPASTSKKFRIIFTKTSLNSGIAELKLSATPVVEDYIEKSLAKMWQTPFPYWDAYQWAAQPVVDDNKYVIDPAKVLDISSYLTTDGTLNWTVPAGDWIIERCGMTPTKVHNGPASAEGTGLETDKMSKEHIKAHFNAFLGEIIKRIPAEDRKTWKVTVEDSYETGGQNWSDDFISKFQKNYGYDPTPYIPALQGKVVGSADKCDRFLWDLRRFIADNVAYEYVAGLREISHQNGLTTWLENYGHWGFPGEFLQYGGQSDEIGGEFWSEGDLGNIENRAASSSAHIYGKTRVSAESFTCAGAPFSRYPALMKQRADRFFTEGINNSLLHVYIHQPYEDKAPGVNAFFGTEFNRLNTWFYDMDIFIKYIKRCNMMLQQGKYVADVAYFISEDAPKMTGVQDPQLPQGYSFDYINAEVIKTRMTVKQGRMWLPDGMNYKILVLPQLKTIRPELLLKIKELVNEGAVVLGPKPLSSPSLQNYPSADKQVQDLANELWGHIDGSSVIVNRVGKGMVISGMGPQEVLNLVKVKPDCKITQSDSVLFIHRTLNEGSVYFISNQKNKTVEITPQFRITGKSPELWDAVTGERRNLPSYTQNDSATMVPLELAALESAFIIFRNNTDAKNGDNAKINYPLPSQSVNIVKPWLVSFDTKMRGPAKPVVFNTLTDWSVNPNDSIRYYSGSAVYHNVFNLSAVKNGEHVFLNLGMVRAIAKVTVNGVDVGGAWTAPYKVDITKALKNGENSLEIRVVNTWVNRLIGDSKLPLSERKTWLANNRFRPENLLESSGLLGPVSVTVIKY, from the coding sequence ATGGGTCAAAAACAGTTTATTAAAGTTAAATTACCATTAGTTCTGGTTTTATTATGTGGGATATTATTGTATGCGTGTACAGTTAAAAAGCAAATAGCAAAGGCCGAAGAAAAACCGATGCCAATGCAGGCGCTTGAAGACAATTTTGTAAAGGCGCCGGATTCTATTCAAACCAGTGTTTATTGGTATTGGATATCTGATAACATCTCAAAAGAAGGCGTAATCCGTGACCTGGAATCCATGAAAAAGGTAGGTATTAACCGGGCTTTTATAGGTAATATATGGCAGGATGACGTACCGGCGGGCAAGGTGAAAATATTTAGCGATGAATGGTGGGATATATTGCATACGGCGCTTAAGAAAGCTGCTGAACTGAATATTCAAATAGGTATTTTTAATAGTCCAGGCTGGAGCCAGTCTGGTGGTCCGTGGGTGAAACCAGAACAGGCCATGCGATACCTTACCTCATCAGAGATTTCAGTAAAGGGGCCAATTAAACTCCATAAAAAATTGGTACAACCCGAAAAGAATTTTCAGGATGTTAAAGTTATAGCGTATCCTGTGAATAAGGATTTTGATAGTAATATCATTAGTTTAAAACCACAAATCAACTCAACACCCGTTATCAATAATCTTAATAAAGTTTTCGATAACAATGATACTACCAGCCTTAAATTTCAAAACGGGAAACAATTTACCATTAATATAAACTCATCGCAACCATATACAGTCCGTAGCTTAACTATAGTACCCATACATTCAGCTATGAATTTGGAGGGCGATATCCAGGTTTTGGAAAATGGTGCATATACTACCATAAAGCATTTTATTGTAGACCGGAGTAATAGTGAATTGAATGTGGGTTTTTCACCTTATGGGCCTGCTGCTATTGCTTTGCCGGCAAGTACATCAAAAAAATTCCGGATCATATTTACTAAAACATCACTAAATAGCGGAATAGCCGAGTTGAAACTTTCGGCCACCCCTGTGGTGGAAGATTATATTGAAAAGTCGCTGGCAAAAATGTGGCAAACACCTTTTCCATATTGGGATGCCTACCAATGGGCAGCGCAGCCAGTGGTCGACGATAATAAATATGTAATTGATCCTGCAAAGGTTTTAGATATATCATCTTACCTGACTACCGATGGTACATTGAATTGGACCGTGCCTGCCGGTGACTGGATAATAGAGCGTTGCGGAATGACACCCACCAAAGTGCATAATGGACCCGCGTCAGCAGAAGGTACAGGACTGGAGACCGATAAAATGAGCAAAGAACATATCAAAGCTCATTTTAATGCTTTCTTGGGTGAAATTATCAAACGTATACCTGCCGAGGACCGTAAAACCTGGAAAGTAACTGTTGAAGACAGTTATGAAACCGGAGGGCAAAACTGGAGTGACGACTTTATAAGTAAATTTCAAAAAAACTACGGTTACGACCCCACGCCTTATATTCCTGCATTACAAGGTAAAGTGGTTGGTAGTGCCGACAAATGTGATCGCTTTTTGTGGGATCTGCGGCGTTTTATAGCTGATAACGTTGCCTACGAATACGTTGCCGGTTTAAGAGAGATCAGCCATCAAAATGGGCTTACTACCTGGCTTGAAAATTATGGGCACTGGGGATTTCCCGGGGAGTTTCTGCAATACGGGGGGCAATCAGATGAAATTGGGGGAGAGTTTTGGAGTGAAGGGGATTTAGGTAATATCGAGAACCGTGCAGCTTCATCAAGTGCGCATATCTACGGTAAAACCAGGGTATCTGCCGAGTCTTTTACCTGTGCCGGCGCACCATTTTCGCGGTATCCTGCCTTGATGAAACAGCGCGCTGATCGTTTTTTTACCGAAGGCATTAATAACAGCTTGTTGCATGTTTATATCCATCAGCCTTATGAGGATAAGGCGCCGGGAGTGAATGCTTTCTTTGGAACTGAATTTAACCGGTTAAACACGTGGTTTTATGATATGGATATATTTATAAAATATATTAAACGATGCAATATGATGCTGCAACAAGGCAAGTATGTTGCAGATGTAGCCTATTTTATCAGTGAAGATGCTCCCAAAATGACCGGTGTGCAGGACCCACAATTACCGCAGGGATATTCGTTTGATTATATAAATGCAGAAGTGATTAAAACAAGGATGACCGTAAAGCAAGGTCGGATGTGGCTGCCAGATGGAATGAACTATAAAATTCTTGTTTTGCCCCAACTCAAAACCATCAGGCCTGAGCTTTTGCTTAAGATTAAAGAGCTGGTAAATGAGGGGGCGGTGGTTTTAGGGCCGAAACCGTTATCGTCTCCCAGCTTACAAAACTATCCTTCGGCCGATAAACAAGTTCAGGATCTTGCAAACGAACTATGGGGACACATTGATGGATCTTCCGTTATCGTCAATAGGGTAGGTAAAGGTATGGTTATCAGTGGTATGGGGCCTCAGGAAGTATTGAACCTTGTTAAGGTAAAACCTGATTGCAAAATAACGCAAAGCGATTCGGTGTTGTTTATTCATCGTACTTTAAATGAGGGATCTGTGTATTTTATTTCAAATCAAAAGAATAAAACAGTTGAAATCACTCCGCAATTCCGCATCACAGGCAAAAGTCCTGAGTTATGGGATGCTGTAACAGGCGAAAGACGCAATCTTCCTTCATATACGCAAAATGACTCTGCCACTATGGTTCCCCTTGAACTGGCGGCTTTGGAGAGTGCATTTATCATATTCAGAAACAATACAGACGCGAAAAATGGTGATAATGCTAAAATTAACTATCCTTTACCATCACAATCGGTTAATATTGTGAAACCCTGGTTAGTGAGCTTTGATACAAAAATGCGCGGCCCTGCCAAACCGGTTGTTTTTAATACCCTTACGGACTGGTCTGTTAACCCTAATGATAGTATTCGTTATTACTCAGGATCAGCTGTTTATCATAATGTATTTAACTTGTCTGCGGTTAAAAATGGTGAACATGTTTTCTTAAACCTGGGTATGGTGAGGGCAATTGCTAAAGTTACCGTCAATGGCGTTGATGTTGGCGGGGCTTGGACTGCACCATATAAAGTAGATATCACCAAAGCTTTAAAAAATGGTGAAAACTCATTGGAAATCAGGGTCGTAAATACCTGGGTTAATAGGTTAATTGGAGACAGTAAACTACCGTTAAGTGAACGGAAAACCTGGCTTGCTAACAATCGCTTCCGGCCGGAAAATTTGCTGGAATCATCCGGGTTGCTGGGGCCGGTTAGTGTAACGGTTATTAAATATTAA